From one Catellatospora sp. IY07-71 genomic stretch:
- a CDS encoding oxidoreductase, with protein sequence MARTWLITGTSSGFGYELARAVLAHGDNVVAAARRPETLDELVREHGERVRAVALDVTDAAAARDAVRVAVDAFGGLDVLVNNAGYAVSGSIEETPDEEFRAQLETNLFGVVNVTRAALPVLRRQRRGHVLQFSSIGGRVGGTPGLAAYQTAKFGVEGFSEVLAAEVAPFGVKVTIVEPGGFRTKWSAGAGRTAAPVGEDYQATVGRFLQFRESYQGTEPGDPVRAAQVLIDLVDAVEPPRRLLLGSDALQRAREAEHARLAETELWADVTVSTDYPS encoded by the coding sequence ATGGCCAGGACCTGGCTGATCACCGGTACGTCGAGCGGGTTCGGGTATGAACTCGCACGGGCCGTGCTGGCGCATGGCGACAACGTCGTGGCGGCCGCCCGGCGCCCCGAGACTCTGGACGAGCTGGTACGCGAACACGGCGAGCGGGTGCGCGCGGTGGCCCTCGACGTGACCGACGCCGCCGCGGCCCGTGACGCCGTGCGAGTCGCCGTCGACGCCTTCGGCGGGCTCGACGTGCTCGTCAACAACGCCGGGTACGCCGTCTCCGGCTCCATCGAGGAGACGCCCGACGAGGAGTTCCGGGCCCAGCTGGAGACGAACCTGTTCGGCGTGGTCAACGTGACCAGGGCGGCGCTGCCCGTGCTCCGGCGGCAGCGGCGCGGGCACGTGCTGCAGTTCTCCTCGATCGGCGGGCGCGTCGGCGGCACGCCGGGGCTGGCGGCGTACCAGACCGCGAAGTTCGGGGTGGAGGGCTTCTCCGAGGTGCTGGCCGCCGAGGTGGCGCCGTTCGGGGTGAAGGTGACCATCGTCGAGCCGGGCGGGTTCCGTACCAAGTGGTCGGCCGGAGCCGGGCGCACGGCCGCGCCGGTGGGGGAGGACTACCAGGCCACGGTGGGACGGTTCCTGCAATTCCGAGAGTCCTACCAGGGCACCGAGCCGGGCGACCCGGTGCGGGCCGCGCAGGTGCTCATCGACCTGGTGGACGCCGTCGAGCCGCCCCGGCGGCTGCTGCTCGGCAGCGACGCCCTCCAGCGTGCCCGCGAGGCGGAGCACGCCCGCCTCGCCGAGACCGAGCTGTGGGCCGACGTCACCGTCTCCACCGACTACCCGTCCTGA